A window of the Trichoplusia ni isolate ovarian cell line Hi5 chromosome 4, tn1, whole genome shotgun sequence genome harbors these coding sequences:
- the LOC113493493 gene encoding kelch-like protein 40a, translated as MGYLTDQSTYTQTSLYDRVKKLLVSDEWSDCTFSASGTKFKAHKLILGISSPVFEAMFYGPLSSDDDIIITDIQPDIFQLILNYIYTDTVELSSIHQAFELLYASRKYLLEHLSELCIAHIQSNLSVDNVIEVLNYPDYMQDTQLITFALKLFCEHANYLLQEKKKSITCSCFKAILESEQMNISEKDLIKHVFEWSTYCCEQTDIPDTFENRRDVLKRNGLFKLLRFLSLTVNELEEIYSDSNNLLLPYEYENIKKIIKSSNMDGKDEIGPIGLTDIPRDLLKLQWHLCYRSPIRSVAPIVIDSNNFAIHSRIKVNKSIFINSLCIPTRMAPAVHFRNNVAKAYSEQLSVSIISESDNSVIKLTNFMNTVGYDSMVDIELSEPCFIKKDEWYKICFKWPRNRLHSYSYVVEFRHNHYTGHKVSFEFDDLTFSAGNGGSFLGGLKFCL; from the coding sequence ATGGGCTACCTGACTGACCAATCCACTTATACACAAACAAGTTTGTATGATAGAGTCAAGAAGTTGTTGGTGTCAGATGAATGGAGTGACTGCACCTTCTCAGCATCAGGAACAAAATTTAAAGCACATAAACTAATTTTAGGGATCAGTAGTCCTGTATTTGAAGCTATGTTTTATGGGCCCTTGTCATCagatgatgatattattattacagacATCCAACCTGATATATTCCAACTGATATTGAATTACATTTACACAGATACAGTAGAACTGAGCTCCATACATCAAGCCTTTGAATTGTTATATGCATCTAGGAAATACTTGTTAGAACACTTATCTGAGCTATGTATTGCTCACATACAAAGTAATCTAAGTGTAGACAATGTCATAGAGGTGTTAAATTACCCAGACTACATGCAAGACACACAGCTGATCACATTTGCACTGAAGCTGTTCTGTGAAcatgcaaattatttattgcaagaAAAAAAGAAGAGCATTACATGCTCCTGTTTCAAAGCCATCCTAGAAAGTGAGCAAATGAACATATCTGAAAAGGACCTTATAAAGCATGTCTTTGAGTGGTCTACATATTGCTGTGAGCAGACTGATATACCAGACACATTTGAGAATAGGCGAGATGTACTTAAAagaaatggtttatttaaaCTGCTGCGGTTTCTGTCCCTGACTGTTAATGAACTTGAAGAAATTTATTCTGATTCCAATAATCTTTTGTTACCATATGAATATGAAAACATCAAGAAAATCATTAAAAGTTCTAATATGGATGGTAAAGACGAAATTGGACCTATTGGCCTCACTGACATACCAAGGGATTTGTTAAAACTGCAATGGCACCTTTGCTATAGAAGTCCTATTAGATCTGTAGCTCCTATTGTTATTGACTCTAATAATTTTGCCATACATTCGcgtataaaagtaaacaaatctATATTTATCAATTCACTTTGCATTCCTACAAGAATGGCACCGGCTGTACATTTCCGCAATAATGTAGCTAAGGCATACTCGGAGCAATTATCAGTATCTATCATAAGTGAATCAGACAATAGTGTTATTAAATTGACAAACTTCATGAACACTGTTGGATATGACTCAATGGTTGATATAGAGCTTTCAGAACCCTGTTTTATTAAGAAGGACGAGTggtacaaaatatgttttaagtggCCGCGTAACAGGCTGCACAGTTATTCCTACGTCGTGGAATTTAGACACAACCACTATACTGGTCATAAGGTGTCATTTGAATTCGACGATCTTACGTTTAGCGCTGGTAATGGCGGTAGTTTTCTCGGCGGcctaaaattttgtttgtaa
- the LOC113493491 gene encoding aromatic-L-amino-acid decarboxylase isoform X2: protein MEAGDFKDFAKAMTDYIAEYLENIRDRQVVPSVKPGYLRPLVPEQAPEKAEPWTAVMADIERVVMSGVTHWHSPRFHAYFPTANSYPSIVADMLSGAIACIGFTWIASPACTELEVVMLDWLGQMLGLPDSFLARSGGEAGGVIQGTASEATLVALLGAKSRTMTRVKEEHPEWTETEILSKLVGYCNKQAHSSVERAGLLGGVKLRSLQPDGKRRLRGETLQEAMEEDIRNGLIPFYVVATLGTTSSCAFDALDEIGDVCNNKDVWLHVDAAYAGSSFICPEYRYLMKGVEKASSFNFNPHKWLLVNFDCSALWLKEPRWIIDAFNVDPLYLKHDMQGSAPDYRHWQIPLGRRFRALKLWFVLRLYGVENLQKFIRKQIALAHLFERLCSADERFEIYEEVTMGLVCFRLKGDNDKNEELLRRINGRGKIHLVPSKIDDTYFLRLAICSRFSEESDIHVSWDEVKASADDVLKGQ from the exons ATGGAGGCCGGCGATTTCAAGGACTTCGCGAAAGCGATGACTGACTACATCGCGGAATACTTGGAGAACATCAGAGACAG GCAAGTAGTTCCATCTGTGAAGCCGGGCTACCTTAGACCGCTGGTTCCGGAGCAAGCCCCGGAGAAGGCAGAGCCCTGGACGGCGGTGATGGCGGACATCGAACGCGTCGTCATGTCCGGGGTCACCCACTGGCACTCACCTCGCTTCCACGCGTACTTCCCCACCGCCAACTCGTACCCTTCGATTGTGGCTGATATGCTGAGCGGTGCTATTGCCTGCATCGGTTTTACATGG ATCGCTAGCCCGGCCTGTACCGAATTGGAAGTAGTAATGTTAGACTGGCTGGGCCAGATGCTAGGCCTTCCCGATTCGTTCCTGGCTCGCTCTGGGGGCGAGGCCGGCGGCGTCATCCAAGGCACTGCCAGTGAAGCAACGTTAGTGGCGTTGCTGGGAGCCAAGTCCCGCACTATGACGCGCGTTAAAGAAGAACATCCAGAATGGACAGAAACTGAAATTCTTTCTAAACTTGTCGGTTACTGCAACA AGCAAGCTCATTCTTCGGTGGAACGTGCCGGCCTTTTGGGTGGAGTAAAGCTTCGCTCCTTACAGCCGGACGGTAAAAGGCGTCTTCGTGGTGAAACGCTACAAGAGGCTATGGAAGAGGATATTCGTAACGGATTGATTCCATTCTAC GTCGTTGCCACTTTGGGTACGACATCATCGTGCGCATTTGATGCCTTAGATGAAATTGGTGATGTCTGCAATAACAAGGACGTGTGGCTGCACGTGGACGCGGCCTACGCTGGATCCTCATTTATCTGTCCTGAGTACCGGTACCTCATGAAGGGTGTCGAGAAAGCTAGCTCTTTTAACTTCAATCCACACAAATGGTTATTAGTCAACTTCGACTGTTCCGCTTTGTGGCTCAAGGAACCACGTTGGATTATCGATGCTTTCAACGTTGATCCTCTGTATTTGAAACATGACATGCAAGGATCAGCTCCTGACTACCGCCACTGGCAAATACCATTAGGTCGTCGTTTTAGAGCCCTAAAATTGTGGTTCGTCCTGCGCCTGTACGGTGTAGAAAACCTCCAGAAATTCATCAGAAAACAGATTGCATTGGCTCATCTGTTTGAGAGATTGTGCAGTGCTGACGAGAGGTTCGAGATTTATGAAGAAGTTACTATGGGACTTGTTTGCTTTAGATTGAAGGGCGATAACGATAAGAACGAAGAATTACTGAGGCGTATTAACGGCCGTGGAAAAATCCATTTGGTCCCATCCAAAATTGATGACACGTACTTCCTAAGATTAGCAATTTGCTCTCGTTTCAGCGAAGAGAGTGACATACATGTATCTTGGGACGAAGTGAAAGCTTCGGCGGATGATGTACTTAAAGGCCAATAA
- the LOC113493492 gene encoding peroxisomal N(1)-acetyl-spermine/spermidine oxidase-like, translating to MKLSRMKLIWQGDLWNFFRKLSSWAGNGSNAPNTLARTDKRHYGCAITTPGTSGQEQCILDSCSINPNCQEPRVIIVGAGMAGLSAAHRLTQCGIKNFLVLEAKERPGGRIHSCWLGDAVIEMGAEWIFGACLPNSVYTLASQDKLLQQPLPRLDASRGLFCTSEGRAVDLPVTITAYHTFRQIEQQAANLFRLGGERQHGTLLNFIGLRIQQELHNFPEDQRYDAARVMFGLTNILRNRCGDDLSLVSADQYGSYIELPGGCVRVPLGYVGVMAPLLRGLPDNCIRYNKPVNVIRWGQGQTGEGRSLIKCCDGEELYADYVIVTMSLGCLKCQADKLFAPPLPVCKLDAICNLGFGLSDKIFLEYSEPFWVCHEGNLKLAWSAEELQCRSDWTRGVCAIDELPGSKHVLCAMISGQEAAVMESMADNDVAEGLTQLLRRFTGNPCLPYPQMMLRSKWASDPHFCGSFSYMSCVSTVSHQCELGTPVPGPCDPIPPVLLFAGEATVPGYFATAHGARLSGIREAERIILLTKKFEGPPRR from the exons ATGAAATTATCACGTATGAAACTAATATGGCAAGGGGACCTTTGGAATTTCTTCAGAAAACTTAGCTCTTGGGCAGGGAATGGCTCGAACGCCCCAAACACGCTTGCTAGAACTGACAAACGACACTATGGCTGTGCGATCACCACACCAGGCACATCGGGACAAGAGCAATGTATACTAGACTCATGCAGTATCAATCCAAACTGTCAAGAACCACGAGTGATCATAGTGGGGGCTGGGATGGCAGGCCTCTCGGCAGCACATCGACTCACTCAATGTGGCATAAAAAATTTCCTCGTCCTTGAAGCTAAAGAAAG GCCCGGCGGACGAATACATTCTTGTTGGCTTGGTGATGCAGTCATTGAAATGGGGGCAGAGTGGATTTTTGGCGCATGTTTGCCAAATTCTGTATACACTCTAGCATCGCAGGACAAACTTTTGCAACAACCGTTGCCTCGTTTGGACGCTTCGAGAGGCTTATTTTGCACCAGCGAAGGACGTGCAGTTGACTTACCAGTTACAATTACGGCTTATCACACTTTTAGGCAAATAGAACAACAAGCTGCCAATTTATTTAGACTAGGAGGGGAACGACAACATGGaactttattgaattttatcgGGTTACGCATACAACAAGAACTACATAATTTTCCTGAAGATCAAAGGTATGACGCCGCTCGCGTTATGTTtggtttaacaaatattttgagaaatagATGCGGAGATGATCTGTCTTTAGTCAGTGCCGATCAGTACGGTAGCTATATTGAACTGCCCGGAGGTTGCGTGCGGGTCCCTCTGGGTTACGTAGGTGTGATGGCACCACTACTGCGCGGACTTCCAGACAATTGCATTCGATATAATAAACCTGTCAATGTAATTCGATGGGGACAAGGCCAAACAGGTGAAGGACGCTCCCTTATTAAATGTTGTGACGGAGAAGAGCTTTATGCTGATTATGTCATTGTTACAATGTCTCTAGGCTGTCTAAAATGTCAAGCAGACAAATTGTTTGCTCCACCGCTTCCGGTCTGTAAATTGGACGCTATATGTAATTTAGGTTTTGGTCTCAGCGATAAAATTTTCCTCGAGTACTCTGAGCCTTTTTGGGTATGCCATGAAGGTAACTTAAAACTTGCTTGGTCAGCTGAAGAATTGCAATGCAGAAGTGATTGGACACGAGGCGTTTGTGCCATAGATGAACTGCCGGGCAGTAAACACGTGTTATGCGCTATGATATCCGGTCAAGAAGCTGCCGTCATGGAATCAATGGCAGACAACGACGTCGCTGAAGGACTGACACAATTATTGCGCAGATTCACTGGCAATCCATGCTTACCTTACCCACAAATGATGCTACGTTCAAAATGGGCTTCAGATCCACATTTTTGTGGGTCATTTTCTTACATGAGTTGTGTGTCTACAGTGAGCCACCAATGTGAATTGGGAACCCCCGTACCAGGTCCATGCGATCCGATACCACCGGTCCTTTTGTTTGCGGGTGAAGCTACTGTACCCGGATATTTCGCCACAGCACACGGAGCACGGTTGAGCGGTATTCGTGAAGCCGAACGCATTAtattactaacaaaaaaatTCGAAGGTCCTCCACGGCGTTAA
- the LOC113493491 gene encoding aromatic-L-amino-acid decarboxylase isoform X1, with the protein MSDQDTKLDYGTMEAGDFKDFAKAMTDYIAEYLENIRDRQVVPSVKPGYLRPLVPEQAPEKAEPWTAVMADIERVVMSGVTHWHSPRFHAYFPTANSYPSIVADMLSGAIACIGFTWIASPACTELEVVMLDWLGQMLGLPDSFLARSGGEAGGVIQGTASEATLVALLGAKSRTMTRVKEEHPEWTETEILSKLVGYCNKQAHSSVERAGLLGGVKLRSLQPDGKRRLRGETLQEAMEEDIRNGLIPFYVVATLGTTSSCAFDALDEIGDVCNNKDVWLHVDAAYAGSSFICPEYRYLMKGVEKASSFNFNPHKWLLVNFDCSALWLKEPRWIIDAFNVDPLYLKHDMQGSAPDYRHWQIPLGRRFRALKLWFVLRLYGVENLQKFIRKQIALAHLFERLCSADERFEIYEEVTMGLVCFRLKGDNDKNEELLRRINGRGKIHLVPSKIDDTYFLRLAICSRFSEESDIHVSWDEVKASADDVLKGQ; encoded by the exons ATGTCGGATCAAGATACAAAACTTGACTACG GTACAATGGAGGCCGGCGATTTCAAGGACTTCGCGAAAGCGATGACTGACTACATCGCGGAATACTTGGAGAACATCAGAGACAG GCAAGTAGTTCCATCTGTGAAGCCGGGCTACCTTAGACCGCTGGTTCCGGAGCAAGCCCCGGAGAAGGCAGAGCCCTGGACGGCGGTGATGGCGGACATCGAACGCGTCGTCATGTCCGGGGTCACCCACTGGCACTCACCTCGCTTCCACGCGTACTTCCCCACCGCCAACTCGTACCCTTCGATTGTGGCTGATATGCTGAGCGGTGCTATTGCCTGCATCGGTTTTACATGG ATCGCTAGCCCGGCCTGTACCGAATTGGAAGTAGTAATGTTAGACTGGCTGGGCCAGATGCTAGGCCTTCCCGATTCGTTCCTGGCTCGCTCTGGGGGCGAGGCCGGCGGCGTCATCCAAGGCACTGCCAGTGAAGCAACGTTAGTGGCGTTGCTGGGAGCCAAGTCCCGCACTATGACGCGCGTTAAAGAAGAACATCCAGAATGGACAGAAACTGAAATTCTTTCTAAACTTGTCGGTTACTGCAACA AGCAAGCTCATTCTTCGGTGGAACGTGCCGGCCTTTTGGGTGGAGTAAAGCTTCGCTCCTTACAGCCGGACGGTAAAAGGCGTCTTCGTGGTGAAACGCTACAAGAGGCTATGGAAGAGGATATTCGTAACGGATTGATTCCATTCTAC GTCGTTGCCACTTTGGGTACGACATCATCGTGCGCATTTGATGCCTTAGATGAAATTGGTGATGTCTGCAATAACAAGGACGTGTGGCTGCACGTGGACGCGGCCTACGCTGGATCCTCATTTATCTGTCCTGAGTACCGGTACCTCATGAAGGGTGTCGAGAAAGCTAGCTCTTTTAACTTCAATCCACACAAATGGTTATTAGTCAACTTCGACTGTTCCGCTTTGTGGCTCAAGGAACCACGTTGGATTATCGATGCTTTCAACGTTGATCCTCTGTATTTGAAACATGACATGCAAGGATCAGCTCCTGACTACCGCCACTGGCAAATACCATTAGGTCGTCGTTTTAGAGCCCTAAAATTGTGGTTCGTCCTGCGCCTGTACGGTGTAGAAAACCTCCAGAAATTCATCAGAAAACAGATTGCATTGGCTCATCTGTTTGAGAGATTGTGCAGTGCTGACGAGAGGTTCGAGATTTATGAAGAAGTTACTATGGGACTTGTTTGCTTTAGATTGAAGGGCGATAACGATAAGAACGAAGAATTACTGAGGCGTATTAACGGCCGTGGAAAAATCCATTTGGTCCCATCCAAAATTGATGACACGTACTTCCTAAGATTAGCAATTTGCTCTCGTTTCAGCGAAGAGAGTGACATACATGTATCTTGGGACGAAGTGAAAGCTTCGGCGGATGATGTACTTAAAGGCCAATAA